The window ACTTGCGCACGTAGTCGTGCACGCCGAATTCGGCGAGCGCCTTCGTGATGCTGTTGGTGCGCGCGAGCACTTCGGGCATGTCCGGAAAGCGCGCGGCCGGGTACCAGTTGCGTGCAAACGTCAGCGGCACGCCGTCCGATTCGTGGCGCGTTTCGATCTTGTAGACGAAGGCGCCCGCGCGAATGGCGAGCGCCTTTGCGACATTCGCATCGGCCTTCACGCGAGCCGCCGAAATCACCGCACCGCTCGGCGCGTGGTTTTGCCTTTGAAGATTTTCAGTGAAGCGCGTGCGGCGTCCGATCGAATAGTCCATCGCGCCGGGCTGCACGAACGTGCCGCGCCCCTGCTCGACGCTCACGAGGCCCAGCGCGGCAAGCCCCAGCATCGCGCGGCGCACGGTGTGGCGGTTCACGTCGAAGCGCTTGGCCAGCTCGCCTTCGCTCGGCAGCCGCCCTTCGGCGCCAAAGCCGCTCGCCGCGATTTCCGCCGCGAGGATCTGCTCGATCTGCCGCCATACGGCGACGCCCGCGCCGCGCTCGACGACGGTTCCCGGGTCCCCGTTGTCGTTCGATGCGTTCGATGTCATGGCGTTGTCATTCCCTTGGGTTTCAATTTCGTTTTGCGCATTGTAGTGCTGCCGGCGTGATGGAAATGTGAAAATCGCGCGGTGGCGCACACTGCCCAAAAATTTTACATCTAAACGTCTAGACGTTTAGACAATTAGATGGTGAAATGTTTGTACTTCAGCTCGCGTCGACAAGGAATTCCATGAGCGCTACCGTCGCCCCATCCCCCCACTCCCGCCGGCGTGCGTGGCTCGCGGTGCTCGCCCGCGCGCCGCGCGCCGACCTGGAAACCGCGCTCACTCACGCGTTCGAGGGCGCCGAGCTCCCGGCGTACGAATGGCTGCGGGCGCCCGAGATCGGGCTCGCGATGGTGCGCGGCCGCATCGGCGGCACGGGCGACCCGTTCAATCTCGGCGAGGCCACGGTCACGCGCGCCACGCTGCGTCTCAAGGGCATCAGCGGCAGCGATGGCGCGGCGCCAGTCGGCGTGGCGTGCCAGCTCGGCCGAGACAAACGCCGCGCCGAGCTCGCGGCGCTCGCCGACGCGCTGCTGCAAGTGCCCGAACGTCATGCGGCGCTCAACGAACGTTTGATCGAGCCGCTCGCCGCCCGCATGGCGGCGCAGCGCGAAACACGCCGGCAGGATGCCGCGTCGACGCGCGTCGAATTCTTCACGATGGTCCGAGGCGACTGATGAATAGCCCTTCGCACATTGCACTTTCGAGCTTGACGCCGGGTTTCGCCGATCCGGTCCACGACACGCAGGCCGTGTTCCGCACGCTCCTCGATGCGCTCGCGCGTCCCGGCACGATCGGCTCCGTCGCCGCCGCGCTACCCGAGTCCGCCGCGAATCAACCGGACGCCGGCCGCGCGGCGTTCGCCACGCTGCTCGCGCTCGCCGACGACACCACGCCGATCTGGCTCGCCACGCCCGATGCGACGCTCGGCGCCACGTTGCGCTTTCACACGGGCGCGACGTTGACCGACACGCCGTCGCGCGCCGCCTTCGCTTACGTGCACGATGCGCAAGCCTTGCCGCCGCTTGGCGCCTTCTCGCTCGGCGAACCCGAGACGCCGGAACAGGCTGCCACGCTGCTGATTCGCGTCGACGCGTTGACAGGCGGCACGCCGATCACCCTGAGCGGCCCCGGCATCGAAACGACCGCGACGATCGCGCCGCGCGGCCTGCCTGAGCGCTTCTGGCACGAGCGCGCCGAACTCGCCGTGCACTTCCCCTGCGGCATCGATTGTTATCTCATGTGCGGCGACGCGCTCGTCGGCCTGCCGCGCACCACCCGAGCGGAGGTGAACTGATGTACGTCGCCGTCAAAGGGGGCGAGCGCGCGATCGAAGCGTCGTGGCGCCTCATCGACCGCGCTCGCCGTGGCGATACGCGGCTTGCCGAGCTGTCCGCCGCGCAGATCCGCGAGCAGTTGCGCCTGGCCGTTGCGCGCGTGATGACCGAGGGCTCCGTGTACGACGAAGAGCTGGCCGCGCTCGCGATCAAGCAGGCCGCCGGCGACCTCGTCGAAGCGATCTTTCTGCTGCGCGCGTACCGCACGACGCTGCCGCGCTTCGGCTTCACCGAGCCGCTCGACACCGAGGCGATGCTCGCCGAGCGGCGCATTTCCGCGACGTTCAAGGACGTGCCGGGCGGTCAGTTGCTCGGCGCGACCTACGATTACACGCAACGTCTGCTCGATTTCGCGCTCCTGGCCGAAGGCGGCGAGGGTGACGCTGCAGCTTCGCAAGAGGCGTTTTCGCTGCGCACCACGCACGACGACGCGTGCAGCCAACCCGAGCCGATGCCCCGCGTCGTGGCCCTGCTCGACCAGGAAGGTCTGATCGAGCAGGAACGCCCCTCGAAAAACGCCGCGGAACCCGGCGACCTTTCACGCGAGCCGCTCGCCTTCCCAGCCCACCGCACGACGCGCCTGCAGAATCTCGCGCGCGGCGACGAAGGCTTCCTGCTCGCGATGGGCTACGCCACGCAGCGCGGCTACGCCCACGCGCACCCGTTCGCGGGCGAGATCCGCTACGGCCACGTCGCCGTCGAAATGGATCTGCCGGAGCTGGGCTTCGCGGTCGAGATCGGCGAGCTCGACGTCACCGAATGCCAGATGGTCAACCAGTTCAAGGGCAGCACGGAAGCCCCGCCCGCGTTCACGCAAGGCTACGGCCTCGTGTTCGGCCATTCCGAGCGCAAAGCGATGGCGATGGCGCTCGTCGACCGCGCGCTGCGCGCGCAGGAACTCGGCGAGACGGTCTCGTCGCCGACCCAGGACGTCGAATTCATGCTGTCGCATAGCGATAACGTCGAGGCGTCCGGTTTCGTCCAGCACTTGAAGCTGCCGCACTACGTCGACTTCCAGGCCGAGCTCGAGCTCGTGAGACGGTTGCGCGCACAACATGATGGCCGCGAGCGCGGCGATGACGAGGAACAAGCCGCATGAACGCTCCCGATATGCAGGTCTTATCCAATACCGATACCGATACCGATACCGATGCCGGCACCGGTCTGGCCGCCGATGCAAGCAGCGCCGCCGAGGGCTACAACTTCGCCTATCTCGACGAGCAGACCAAGCGCATGATCCGGCGCGCGCTGCTCAAGGCCGTTGCGGTGCCGGGCCATCAGGTGCCGTTCGCGTCGCGCGAAATGCCGCTGCCGTTCGGCTGGGGCACGGGCGGCATTCAAGTGACGTCGGCGATCATCGGTCGCGACGATACGCTCAAAGTGATCGACCAGGGCTCCGACGAAACGACGAACGCCGTCAACATCCGCCGCTTCTTTGCACGCACGGCGGGCGTGAGAACGACGCGCAAGACCGCGGAAGCCACGATCGTCCAGACACGCCACCGCATTCCCGAAACGCCGCTGACCGCGAACCAGATCCTCGTCTACCAGGTGCCGAACCCCGAGCCGCTCTTCAAGCTCGAGCCGCGCATCGCCGAGTGCAAGAAGCTCCACTCGCTCGCCGACTACGGCCTCATCAGCGTGAAGCTCTACGAGGACATCGTGCGCCACGGAAGCATCGCGACGACCTATGACTACCCGGTGATCGTCAACGGCCGCTATCTGACCTCGCCGTCGCCGATCCCCAAGTTCGACAATCCGAAAATGCACATGAACCCCGGGCTGCAGTTGTTCGGCGCCGGCCGCGAGCGGCGCATCTACGCGATTCCGCCCTACACGTCCGTGCGCAGCCTCGACTTCGACGACCACCCTTTCGAGATCCAGCGCTGGGAGCATGCGTGCGCGCTGTGCGGCTCGCGCGAGAGCTTCCTCGACGAGATGATCGTCGACGATGCGGGCAAGCGCATGTTCGTCTGCTCCGACAGCGATTACTGCCACGACCGGCGCGATGCACTAGAAGCACAAGAACCACAAGTAGCAGGAGAACGCGCATGACGCCGC is drawn from Trinickia violacea and contains these coding sequences:
- the phnF gene encoding phosphonate metabolism transcriptional regulator PhnF, with translation MTSNASNDNGDPGTVVERGAGVAVWRQIEQILAAEIAASGFGAEGRLPSEGELAKRFDVNRHTVRRAMLGLAALGLVSVEQGRGTFVQPGAMDYSIGRRTRFTENLQRQNHAPSGAVISAARVKADANVAKALAIRAGAFVYKIETRHESDGVPLTFARNWYPAARFPDMPEVLARTNSITKALAEFGVHDYVRKWSRIGSVLPEAEVARRLNINRQQPVLWVENVEADLEGVPVKYGITHFAADRVQLMIEHDA
- the phnG gene encoding phosphonate C-P lyase system protein PhnG yields the protein MSATVAPSPHSRRRAWLAVLARAPRADLETALTHAFEGAELPAYEWLRAPEIGLAMVRGRIGGTGDPFNLGEATVTRATLRLKGISGSDGAAPVGVACQLGRDKRRAELAALADALLQVPERHAALNERLIEPLAARMAAQRETRRQDAASTRVEFFTMVRGD
- the phnH gene encoding phosphonate C-P lyase system protein PhnH, giving the protein MNSPSHIALSSLTPGFADPVHDTQAVFRTLLDALARPGTIGSVAAALPESAANQPDAGRAAFATLLALADDTTPIWLATPDATLGATLRFHTGATLTDTPSRAAFAYVHDAQALPPLGAFSLGEPETPEQAATLLIRVDALTGGTPITLSGPGIETTATIAPRGLPERFWHERAELAVHFPCGIDCYLMCGDALVGLPRTTRAEVN
- a CDS encoding carbon-phosphorus lyase complex subunit PhnI, whose product is MYVAVKGGERAIEASWRLIDRARRGDTRLAELSAAQIREQLRLAVARVMTEGSVYDEELAALAIKQAAGDLVEAIFLLRAYRTTLPRFGFTEPLDTEAMLAERRISATFKDVPGGQLLGATYDYTQRLLDFALLAEGGEGDAAASQEAFSLRTTHDDACSQPEPMPRVVALLDQEGLIEQERPSKNAAEPGDLSREPLAFPAHRTTRLQNLARGDEGFLLAMGYATQRGYAHAHPFAGEIRYGHVAVEMDLPELGFAVEIGELDVTECQMVNQFKGSTEAPPAFTQGYGLVFGHSERKAMAMALVDRALRAQELGETVSSPTQDVEFMLSHSDNVEASGFVQHLKLPHYVDFQAELELVRRLRAQHDGRERGDDEEQAA
- a CDS encoding alpha-D-ribose 1-methylphosphonate 5-phosphate C-P-lyase PhnJ, with protein sequence MNAPDMQVLSNTDTDTDTDAGTGLAADASSAAEGYNFAYLDEQTKRMIRRALLKAVAVPGHQVPFASREMPLPFGWGTGGIQVTSAIIGRDDTLKVIDQGSDETTNAVNIRRFFARTAGVRTTRKTAEATIVQTRHRIPETPLTANQILVYQVPNPEPLFKLEPRIAECKKLHSLADYGLISVKLYEDIVRHGSIATTYDYPVIVNGRYLTSPSPIPKFDNPKMHMNPGLQLFGAGRERRIYAIPPYTSVRSLDFDDHPFEIQRWEHACALCGSRESFLDEMIVDDAGKRMFVCSDSDYCHDRRDALEAQEPQVAGERA